The Solibacillus sp. FSL W7-1436 genome window below encodes:
- a CDS encoding aldehyde dehydrogenase family protein produces the protein MLNHTKQYINGEWVDSTGADTIEVINPATEEVVGKISSGTKEDVNRAVQAAKEAFPSFSKLSVDERIKLLEAIAEEYENRKDDLVKIMTAELGAPITKSEEIHYKMGLTHFKEAAEQLKTFKFTEEREKSYIQKEPIGVAGLITPWNFPTNQISTKLASALAAGCTMVVKPASQTPFAAVILAEILDKAGVPKGVFNLVNGSGSTVGEAISTHPDVDIVSFTGSGEVGSGLMKNAAEDIKNISLELGGKSPFVILKDADVKEAAKTALGQIAMNTGQVCSAPTRMIVPEELHDEFIEAMKELVTEFPVGDPLDENTFMGPQVSKDQWEIVQSYIKKGEEEGATIVIGGRGRPDGIDKGFFSKITVFTDVKNDMTIAQEEIFGPVMSVIKYKDLDEAIDIANDTIYGLAGYVFGNDKEELKKVALSIRAGQIRINNSETDRSAPFGGFKHSGIGREWGDYGIEEFLEPKAIMGMPL, from the coding sequence ATGCTAAATCATACAAAACAATACATCAATGGGGAATGGGTTGACTCTACTGGAGCAGATACGATTGAAGTGATTAACCCTGCGACAGAGGAAGTAGTAGGTAAGATTAGCAGCGGAACGAAAGAAGATGTGAATCGAGCAGTCCAGGCGGCGAAGGAGGCATTCCCTTCCTTTTCAAAACTGTCAGTGGATGAGCGAATCAAGCTTTTAGAAGCTATAGCTGAAGAATATGAAAATCGTAAAGACGATCTAGTGAAAATAATGACAGCTGAATTAGGTGCACCTATTACGAAATCGGAGGAAATCCATTATAAGATGGGGCTAACGCACTTTAAAGAGGCGGCTGAACAGTTGAAAACGTTTAAGTTTACCGAAGAAAGAGAAAAATCATATATTCAAAAAGAACCGATTGGTGTAGCAGGACTCATTACACCGTGGAACTTCCCGACAAATCAGATTTCCACAAAGCTTGCAAGTGCATTGGCAGCCGGTTGTACAATGGTAGTAAAACCGGCTTCCCAAACACCATTTGCTGCAGTCATTCTGGCGGAAATTCTGGATAAAGCGGGTGTTCCGAAAGGCGTATTTAATCTTGTCAACGGTTCGGGTTCAACAGTAGGTGAAGCCATCAGTACTCATCCGGATGTGGACATTGTCTCCTTTACCGGATCAGGTGAAGTCGGCAGCGGATTAATGAAGAATGCTGCAGAAGATATTAAAAATATTTCATTGGAACTTGGCGGCAAATCACCTTTCGTTATTTTAAAAGATGCAGATGTAAAAGAAGCAGCGAAAACTGCATTAGGTCAAATCGCTATGAATACAGGGCAAGTATGTTCAGCTCCAACACGCATGATTGTACCGGAAGAACTGCATGATGAATTTATAGAAGCAATGAAAGAATTGGTCACGGAATTTCCGGTAGGTGATCCACTGGACGAAAATACATTTATGGGCCCCCAAGTTTCAAAAGACCAATGGGAGATCGTTCAGTCCTACATTAAAAAAGGTGAAGAAGAAGGTGCAACCATTGTGATCGGCGGCCGTGGCAGACCGGATGGAATCGATAAAGGATTCTTCTCCAAGATAACGGTATTCACGGATGTGAAAAACGATATGACAATTGCTCAAGAGGAAATTTTTGGTCCGGTTATGTCGGTCATCAAATATAAGGATTTAGACGAAGCTATTGATATTGCCAATGATACGATTTATGGACTTGCCGGTTATGTATTCGGAAATGATAAAGAAGAACTGAAGAAAGTTGCTCTATCAATCCGCGCTGGGCAAATCCGTATTAACAATAGTGAAACAGATCGTTCTGCACCATTTGGCGGATTTAAACACTCCGGTATTGGCCGTGAATGGGGCGATTATGGTATCGAGGAATTTCTTGAGCCAAAAGCAATTATGGGAATGCCGCTTTAA
- a CDS encoding glycine betaine ABC transporter substrate-binding protein, with translation MHFKKLGIFSVAVTGLLLAGCNNQDDSSATIEEKLNYTINGIEPGSGTMELANKALQDYENLNDWNLTESSTAGMLGELDKAFKNEEPIIITGWNPHWMFAKYDLKYLEDPKKSLGEIENINTIVRKGFKEDFPNAYTIVDRFYWEPEDMETVMTEAQNSNFKEAASKWVEENSETIEEWTSGVEEGNGEEISIISTPWDTEDASSHVIEAILEQHGFEAEITPVDPAIMFQAISTGNGDISLAPWLPITHESFYEKHKDDFIDLGENLKGARIGFVVPTYMDIDSIEDLAAKE, from the coding sequence ATGCATTTTAAAAAATTGGGTATATTTTCAGTTGCAGTAACTGGCCTGCTTTTAGCTGGTTGTAATAATCAGGACGATAGCAGTGCTACAATAGAAGAAAAATTAAATTACACGATCAATGGCATTGAACCGGGAAGCGGGACAATGGAATTGGCAAACAAAGCTTTACAAGATTATGAAAATCTAAATGACTGGAACCTTACAGAAAGTTCAACAGCCGGTATGTTGGGTGAATTGGATAAAGCATTTAAAAATGAAGAACCGATTATTATCACAGGCTGGAATCCTCACTGGATGTTTGCGAAATATGATTTAAAATATTTGGAGGATCCTAAAAAATCTTTAGGCGAAATCGAAAATATCAATACAATTGTCCGTAAAGGTTTTAAGGAAGATTTCCCGAACGCCTATACAATAGTAGACCGTTTTTATTGGGAACCTGAAGATATGGAAACTGTTATGACAGAAGCGCAAAATTCGAATTTTAAAGAAGCTGCGAGCAAGTGGGTGGAAGAAAATTCGGAAACGATCGAAGAATGGACTTCAGGGGTTGAGGAAGGTAACGGCGAAGAAATAAGTATTATTTCTACTCCTTGGGACACCGAAGATGCATCATCACATGTCATCGAAGCCATCTTGGAACAGCATGGTTTTGAAGCTGAGATTACTCCAGTTGACCCGGCAATAATGTTCCAAGCAATTTCTACAGGAAATGGTGATATTTCATTAGCTCCTTGGCTGCCGATTACACATGAATCATTTTATGAAAAGCATAAAGATGACTTCATTGATTTAGGCGAAAACTTAAAAGGTGCGCGAATCGGATTTGTTGTCCCGACATATATGGATATTGATTCAATTGAAGATTTAGCGGCAAAAGAGTAA
- a CDS encoding betaine/proline/choline family ABC transporter ATP-binding protein (Members of the family are the ATP-binding subunit of ABC transporters for substrates such as betaine, L-proline or other amino acids, choline, carnitine, etc. The substrate specificity is best determined from the substrate-binding subunit, rather than this subunit, as it interacts with the permease subunit and not with substrate directly.): MLHIENLRKVYRGGKVAVDNLTLDIKKGEFIAFIGTSGSGKTTALRMLNRMVEPTSGTISINGKEITKMNPVTLRRSIGYVIQQIGLMPHMTIRENITLVPRLLQWSKEKRDETAKYLISLVNLPETYLDYYPSQLSGGQQQRIGVIRALAAEQDIILMDEPFGALDPITRDTLQDLIKELQKTLDKTIIFVTHDMDEAIKLADRIAIMHDGKLVQFDTPDNIIADPANDFVKEFIGSHRLIQQKPNVKTVDEVMIKPVSITVERSLDEAIRLMVKSRVDTLFVTDGQNRLLGFLTVESLTGNARTKKSVSEVYNRDVIFMKTGSKLQDTVRRILNLNLNNIPVVDDQQHLIGLITRANIVDIVYDSIWGEEEQELMDA; encoded by the coding sequence ATGCTACATATCGAAAACTTACGCAAAGTATACCGTGGCGGGAAAGTGGCCGTTGATAACTTGACTCTTGATATTAAAAAAGGGGAATTTATTGCATTTATTGGTACGAGCGGTAGTGGTAAAACGACGGCTCTCCGTATGCTGAATCGCATGGTAGAGCCTACTAGCGGGACGATTTCAATAAACGGAAAAGAGATTACGAAGATGAATCCGGTCACTCTTAGGAGAAGTATCGGCTACGTCATTCAGCAGATTGGTTTAATGCCGCATATGACGATTCGTGAAAATATTACGCTTGTACCACGGCTGCTTCAGTGGTCAAAAGAGAAGCGTGATGAAACGGCAAAGTATCTCATATCGTTGGTCAATTTACCTGAAACATATTTGGACTATTATCCATCCCAGCTTTCGGGCGGGCAGCAGCAGCGGATTGGTGTAATTCGTGCCCTTGCCGCTGAGCAGGACATCATTTTGATGGACGAGCCGTTCGGTGCACTTGATCCGATTACACGCGATACATTACAGGACTTAATTAAAGAGCTCCAAAAAACACTGGATAAAACAATAATCTTTGTTACGCATGATATGGATGAGGCGATTAAACTTGCGGATCGCATTGCTATTATGCATGATGGAAAGCTGGTGCAATTTGATACTCCTGATAATATAATAGCGGATCCGGCCAATGACTTTGTAAAAGAATTCATAGGTTCCCATCGTTTAATACAGCAAAAGCCGAATGTGAAAACGGTAGATGAAGTGATGATTAAGCCGGTTTCAATTACGGTTGAACGCAGTTTGGACGAGGCGATACGCTTAATGGTCAAATCTCGCGTCGATACGCTGTTTGTTACAGATGGCCAAAATCGATTACTCGGTTTTTTAACAGTCGAAAGTTTAACAGGAAATGCGCGCACGAAAAAAAGTGTATCGGAAGTATATAATCGGGATGTTATTTTCATGAAGACGGGTTCCAAACTACAGGATACAGTTCGCCGTATTTTAAATCTCAATTTGAACAATATTCCGGTTGTTGACGATCAGCAGCATCTTATTGGCCTTATTACCCGTGCGAACATCGTAGATATTGTATACGACTCGATTTGGGGAGAAGAGGAACAGGAGCTGATGGATGCATGA
- a CDS encoding ABC transporter permease has protein sequence MIGFFTENSADILLKTWEHFYISFSALLLGVVIAVPLGILLSKTKKIAKIVLTVTSVLQTVPSLALLAIMIPFLGVGKVPAIFALCIYSLLPILNNTFIGMQSVNQNIKAAGTAMGMTPMQSMRMVELPLAMPIIMSGIRLSAVYVISWATLASYIGAGGLGDFIFNGLNLYKTELIVGGALLVTALALLVDFLLSRFERFMIPKGLRMQGGRTS, from the coding sequence ATGATAGGCTTTTTTACGGAAAACAGTGCCGATATTTTACTCAAAACATGGGAGCACTTCTACATATCTTTTAGCGCTCTATTATTAGGAGTGGTCATTGCCGTTCCTCTCGGCATATTGTTATCGAAAACGAAAAAAATTGCAAAAATCGTTCTAACAGTTACAAGTGTCCTGCAAACGGTACCGTCACTTGCTCTTTTAGCAATTATGATTCCTTTTTTAGGTGTAGGTAAAGTGCCGGCAATCTTTGCTTTATGTATCTATTCTTTACTGCCGATATTGAATAATACGTTTATTGGGATGCAATCTGTTAATCAAAATATTAAAGCGGCGGGTACAGCAATGGGCATGACACCGATGCAATCGATGCGAATGGTAGAATTACCTCTTGCGATGCCGATTATTATGTCAGGCATCCGCTTATCCGCAGTATACGTTATTTCCTGGGCGACACTAGCATCATATATTGGTGCTGGCGGACTGGGGGATTTTATTTTTAATGGACTGAATTTATATAAAACAGAGCTCATAGTAGGAGGGGCATTGTTGGTAACTGCTTTAGCCCTGCTCGTAGACTTCCTGTTAAGTCGTTTTGAACGGTTCATGATTCCAAAAGGGCTTCGTATGCAAGGAGGTCGAACATCATGA
- a CDS encoding osmoprotectant ABC transporter substrate-binding protein → MKKLIVIFLVTILLSACSNEANDKIRIGSVVTTESQIIAYIVKGMLEYYTDEEVELINNLGSSVVLHQAMLNGDANISAVRYTGTDLTGTLKQEPISDPQKALAAVQRLFQDEFQMTFFDSYGFNNTYAFMVTQETAKQYGLEKISDLKDIASELQVGVDTSWMNREGDGYEGFVETYGFDFGRVFPMQIGLVYNAVSQNEVDVVLGYTTDGRIASYDLVVLEDDLQFFPPYDASPFADTDLLEEKPEVRKALQRLVGKISTEEMQRLNFLADNNLIEPAVVAEEFLKEHDYFSGDDTP, encoded by the coding sequence ATGAAAAAATTGATAGTAATATTCCTGGTCACAATTTTACTAAGCGCCTGCAGCAATGAAGCAAATGACAAAATCCGAATTGGTTCAGTTGTAACAACCGAAAGTCAGATTATCGCTTATATTGTGAAAGGAATGCTTGAATATTACACCGATGAAGAAGTGGAACTAATAAATAATTTAGGGTCATCCGTTGTCCTTCATCAGGCGATGCTGAATGGCGATGCGAATATTTCAGCTGTGCGCTATACAGGGACGGATTTAACAGGGACGCTGAAACAAGAGCCGATAAGCGATCCGCAAAAGGCTTTGGCAGCTGTTCAACGATTATTTCAGGATGAGTTTCAAATGACGTTTTTCGATTCATACGGTTTTAATAATACGTATGCTTTTATGGTGACACAGGAAACAGCCAAACAATACGGATTAGAAAAGATCAGTGATTTGAAGGACATAGCTTCTGAATTACAAGTCGGCGTTGATACATCATGGATGAACCGTGAAGGTGATGGTTATGAAGGCTTTGTAGAAACTTACGGCTTTGACTTCGGACGTGTTTTCCCGATGCAGATCGGGCTTGTTTATAATGCTGTTTCGCAAAACGAAGTAGATGTCGTGCTAGGTTACACTACCGATGGACGTATCGCTTCTTATGATTTAGTTGTTTTAGAAGATGATCTGCAATTTTTCCCTCCATATGATGCGTCCCCATTTGCAGACACAGATTTACTGGAGGAAAAGCCTGAAGTAAGAAAGGCTCTGCAGCGACTGGTCGGAAAAATTTCCACAGAAGAAATGCAAAGGCTGAACTTCCTCGCTGACAATAATTTAATTGAACCGGCAGTTGTTGCTGAGGAATTCCTAAAGGAACACGATTATTTTTCAGGAGATGATACACCATGA
- a CDS encoding ABC transporter permease codes for MTDMTQLSVVEQFFFYMRENGSYVFSQFLAHFQLSVYGVLLASIIGIPIGIWISKFPKASGPVITLANIIQTIPALALMAIIMLVLGLGKTTVIVTVFFYSLLPIVKNTFVGIRNIDRSLTDAGRGMGMTKIQILYMVELPLSLSVIITGIRIALVVAIGIVAIGAFIGAGGLGDIIIRGTNATSGTAIILAGALPTAIMAILADVLLLWLEKRLDPTKRKKLRVAA; via the coding sequence ATGACAGATATGACACAGCTATCGGTAGTTGAACAATTTTTCTTTTATATGAGAGAAAATGGTTCTTATGTATTTTCACAATTTCTCGCACATTTTCAGTTGTCTGTGTATGGTGTATTGCTTGCATCCATAATAGGTATTCCAATAGGGATTTGGATTTCGAAATTTCCGAAGGCTTCAGGACCGGTCATTACTCTTGCTAATATTATTCAAACGATTCCAGCGCTTGCATTAATGGCGATCATTATGCTCGTGTTAGGTCTCGGAAAAACGACGGTTATTGTGACTGTGTTCTTTTATTCTCTTTTGCCGATAGTTAAAAATACGTTTGTTGGTATAAGGAATATTGATCGAAGCTTAACTGATGCAGGGCGTGGGATGGGGATGACAAAAATTCAAATCCTGTATATGGTCGAGCTGCCTCTGAGCCTTTCCGTTATTATAACAGGTATTCGTATTGCCCTTGTCGTGGCGATCGGTATTGTCGCAATCGGTGCGTTTATCGGGGCAGGCGGACTTGGTGACATTATCATCCGAGGAACAAATGCTACGAGCGGAACAGCAATTATTTTGGCGGGCGCACTTCCAACCGCTATAATGGCAATTTTGGCAGATGTTTTACTGTTATGGCTCGAGAAACGACTTGATCCGACGAAACGAAAAAAATTAAGAGTTGCTGCTTAA